One window of the Marinilactibacillus sp. Marseille-P9653 genome contains the following:
- a CDS encoding ABC transporter permease, with the protein MTIQSLFKQRSSIHFKQLSRYMKYVLNDHFVLALLLVLGAAGFGYSNYVQTIEQGAILPRFILLILMVGVVASGTITTLMQQADIVFLLPLESEVIPVLKKSVWKSLLVLAFPVAFVSAAAMPLLVVTQGINFNIWPLFLVTSVLFKYIDLNFQFMSFFQSDVLKKGLYTHAGKMISLFGFTLSIFVGLSFGLFFSLIIVLIQFIYSKKMDRNSNRLQWNDVIEKEENRQQKLFRFINLFTEVSFVESHPRRLRWLDKVIDFQSGKSPQPHYFYILRSFYRNPSYSGLVSRLVLIGILLISFSTMIVLNLMLAVLFLYLIGFQLMPIYQQFKQNFYFQLYPIQETGKIISIQRLITEVLAVVLVIFTLTGLAKDIYSGASLFLGGGVFILMFTRLYLPKRLKRMEQF; encoded by the coding sequence ATGACGATTCAATCATTGTTCAAACAACGATCCTCTATTCATTTCAAGCAGCTCTCAAGGTATATGAAATATGTCTTGAATGATCATTTTGTGTTGGCGTTATTGCTGGTACTTGGAGCTGCTGGATTTGGCTACTCGAATTACGTCCAGACAATTGAACAAGGCGCTATACTACCTCGTTTCATTTTGTTAATTCTTATGGTAGGTGTTGTAGCCAGTGGAACAATCACCACATTAATGCAGCAAGCAGATATCGTCTTTTTGTTGCCATTAGAATCAGAGGTTATCCCTGTCTTGAAAAAAAGTGTATGGAAGAGTTTGCTAGTATTAGCTTTTCCGGTAGCCTTCGTGTCTGCGGCAGCGATGCCTTTGCTAGTCGTAACGCAAGGTATAAACTTTAATATCTGGCCACTTTTTTTAGTTACCTCAGTTCTTTTTAAATACATTGATTTGAATTTTCAATTTATGAGTTTTTTTCAAAGTGATGTTCTAAAGAAAGGACTATATACTCATGCAGGAAAGATGATTAGTCTATTTGGGTTTACCTTGAGCATATTTGTAGGATTATCTTTCGGGCTGTTTTTTTCTCTAATCATCGTCTTGATACAGTTCATATACAGTAAAAAAATGGACCGAAATTCAAATAGATTACAATGGAATGATGTAATTGAAAAAGAAGAAAATAGACAGCAGAAACTCTTTCGATTCATTAATTTATTCACGGAGGTCTCTTTTGTTGAATCTCATCCAAGACGGTTGAGATGGTTAGACAAAGTCATAGACTTTCAGTCTGGAAAATCCCCACAACCACATTACTTTTATATTTTAAGATCTTTCTACAGAAATCCTTCCTACAGCGGACTTGTCAGTAGATTGGTTTTAATTGGTATTTTATTAATTTCATTCAGTACAATGATTGTTTTAAATCTGATGCTGGCGGTACTTTTTCTATACCTAATTGGTTTCCAATTGATGCCGATTTACCAGCAGTTCAAACAAAATTTTTATTTTCAATTGTACCCGATTCAAGAGACTGGTAAAATAATATCCATCCAGCGTTTAATAACGGAAGTTCTTGCAGTCGTTTTGGTTATTTTCACTCTTACCGGATTAGCCAAAGATATTTATAGCGGTGCAAGTTTATTTTTAGGTGGTGGGGTCTTTATCTTGATGTTTACAAGACTGTATTTGCCTAAGCGTTTAAAACGGATGGAGCAATTTTAA
- a CDS encoding HIT family protein, whose product MTDSIFTKIIKEEIPARKIFENDHVIAIMDLSQVTRGHTLIITKKPVRNIFEYDEELAANVFSSLPIVAKAVKKHNPDVKGLNILMNNEAVASQTVFHSHIHLLPRYSEDDDFGLKWSDNSDQYTDAELDNIQSELIKALEGMTK is encoded by the coding sequence ATGACAGACAGTATCTTTACAAAAATCATAAAGGAAGAAATTCCTGCTCGTAAAATTTTTGAGAATGATCATGTGATTGCTATAATGGATTTGTCACAAGTGACTAGAGGCCACACATTGATTATTACAAAAAAACCAGTCCGAAATATTTTTGAATACGATGAAGAGTTGGCAGCAAATGTATTTTCAAGTCTTCCTATTGTGGCAAAAGCCGTTAAAAAACATAATCCGGACGTTAAAGGGTTAAATATTTTAATGAACAATGAAGCGGTCGCTTCCCAGACGGTTTTCCATAGTCATATTCATTTATTACCAAGATATAGTGAAGATGATGACTTTGGTCTGAAGTGGTCAGACAATTCTGATCAGTATACTGATGCAGAATTAGATAACATACAATCAGAACTCATAAAGGCATTGGAGGGAATGACAAAATGA
- a CDS encoding phosphotransferase family protein, which produces MELERETGWKLHPIGGDTGQAYMGTKNEEKLFLKRNSSPFLAALSLEGISPRLIWTKRIGNGDVLTAQEWCNGRNLFKDEMLSSRVAKILKKVHRSQSLKRMLQRMGGQSITPQDLLAEYQQNIPEELAEHPQLKKALKWVQDTKLDIIKDSEVTVCHGDVSRKNWLLSEEDELYLVDWDSAVLADLAYDIGQLFSRYIDKEQWDSWLVEYEHELTESFMMRIQWYVIMTLLIDVKNAHRKGQFIKMNNSIIKIDQLL; this is translated from the coding sequence ATGGAGTTAGAGAGAGAAACGGGGTGGAAATTACATCCTATAGGTGGAGACACCGGTCAGGCTTATATGGGGACAAAAAATGAAGAGAAGCTTTTTCTAAAGCGAAATTCATCACCTTTTTTAGCAGCACTTTCGCTAGAAGGAATTTCTCCTAGATTGATATGGACCAAGAGAATTGGAAACGGAGACGTTTTAACGGCACAAGAGTGGTGCAACGGTCGAAATCTTTTTAAAGACGAAATGTTATCTTCTAGAGTTGCCAAAATACTTAAGAAAGTCCATCGGTCTCAGAGTTTGAAAAGAATGCTCCAGCGTATGGGAGGTCAATCCATCACACCGCAGGATCTTCTAGCAGAGTATCAACAAAACATTCCAGAAGAACTGGCAGAACACCCGCAATTGAAAAAAGCGTTGAAATGGGTTCAAGATACTAAACTAGATATTATCAAAGATTCTGAAGTGACCGTTTGTCATGGAGATGTATCCAGAAAAAACTGGTTGCTGTCTGAAGAAGATGAATTGTATCTCGTTGACTGGGATTCGGCTGTACTAGCGGATCTTGCATATGATATAGGACAGCTGTTTAGTCGTTACATCGATAAAGAGCAATGGGATAGCTGGTTGGTTGAATACGAACACGAATTAACAGAATCTTTTATGATGCGGATTCAATGGTATGTAATCATGACATTATTGATTGATGTCAAGAATGCTCACCGAAAAGGTCAATTTATTAAAATGAACAATTCTATTATTAAGATTGATCAATTACTTTGA
- a CDS encoding ABC transporter ATP-binding protein yields the protein MSLQIQNVTGGYTRRPILKKVSFDVSDGELVGLIGLNGAGKSTTIKHIMGLLEPFEGKITLNGKTITENNIEYKKNIGFVPETPVLYDEMTLKEHIEITAMAYGIEKEIAFKRAEPLLSLFRLKDRLEWFPSDFSKGMKQKVMIVCAFLIEPSLYVIDEPFLGLDPLAIRDLLKLMEERKQAGASILMSTHVLTNAEKICDSFVILHDGKVFAKGNLEELQQKFQMPGASLDEIYGRLADEEGFAV from the coding sequence ATGAGCTTACAGATACAAAATGTCACAGGAGGCTATACAAGAAGACCTATTCTTAAAAAAGTCTCCTTTGATGTCTCAGATGGTGAACTAGTAGGATTGATAGGGCTTAATGGTGCTGGTAAGAGTACAACGATTAAGCATATTATGGGTCTACTGGAACCTTTTGAAGGCAAAATTACGTTAAATGGGAAAACTATTACTGAAAATAATATAGAATACAAAAAAAATATTGGATTTGTCCCAGAAACACCTGTTTTATATGACGAGATGACGTTAAAAGAACATATAGAAATAACGGCTATGGCTTATGGTATTGAAAAAGAAATAGCTTTTAAAAGAGCGGAGCCATTACTTTCTCTGTTTAGATTAAAAGACCGACTGGAATGGTTTCCTTCTGATTTTTCTAAAGGAATGAAACAAAAGGTTATGATTGTTTGCGCATTTCTGATAGAACCTAGCCTTTATGTGATAGATGAACCATTCTTAGGATTAGATCCTCTAGCAATAAGAGATTTACTTAAATTGATGGAAGAAAGAAAACAAGCGGGCGCATCTATATTGATGTCTACTCACGTTTTAACGAATGCAGAAAAAATCTGCGATTCTTTTGTCATTCTTCATGATGGGAAAGTTTTTGCGAAAGGTAATTTAGAGGAACTTCAACAAAAATTTCAGATGCCTGGAGCGAGTTTGGATGAGATATATGGACGTCTGGCTGACGAAGAGGGTTTTGCAGTATGA
- the pepA gene encoding glutamyl aminopeptidase, whose amino-acid sequence MDKQTFERIKKVTELQGTSGFEHSVRQYMREEMTPLVDKVEVDGLGGIFGIKESAQEKAPKLMVAAHMDEVGFMIASITEKGLFKVVPLGGWNPYVVSAQRFTLQTSKGDYPVVSSSVPPHLLKGKSSGAVSVEDILFDAGFDSKEEALAYGVRPGDAVVPQVETIQMANGKTILGKAWDNRYGVAVVLDALKAVENESLPNTLIAGANVQEEVGLRGTKGAVTKFDPDVFIAVDCSPANDITGGPDAFGKLGEGFLMRIQDPGMILSKEMRDFLLDTAETNNIPYQYFISKGGTDAGAAHQMNQGIPSAVIGVCARYIHTHQTLFNITDFEAAKEMVIQIMRTLDQSTLDTLKVR is encoded by the coding sequence ATGGATAAACAAACATTTGAACGGATAAAGAAAGTTACGGAATTACAAGGAACAAGTGGATTTGAACATTCTGTTAGACAATATATGAGAGAAGAAATGACCCCACTAGTTGATAAAGTAGAAGTAGATGGTCTTGGAGGCATATTTGGAATCAAAGAGTCTGCTCAGGAAAAGGCTCCAAAATTAATGGTAGCTGCTCATATGGATGAAGTTGGGTTTATGATTGCTTCTATTACTGAAAAAGGCTTATTTAAAGTTGTTCCTTTAGGAGGCTGGAATCCTTATGTGGTTTCTGCGCAAAGATTCACGCTGCAGACAAGTAAAGGAGACTATCCAGTAGTATCTTCTTCCGTTCCACCGCATTTGCTTAAAGGCAAAAGCTCAGGAGCTGTTAGTGTTGAAGATATTCTTTTTGATGCAGGATTTGATTCAAAAGAAGAAGCGCTTGCCTATGGTGTTAGACCTGGGGACGCTGTGGTGCCTCAAGTTGAAACCATCCAAATGGCGAATGGAAAAACAATTCTCGGAAAAGCATGGGATAACCGTTACGGCGTTGCAGTCGTATTAGACGCTTTAAAAGCAGTGGAAAACGAATCATTACCAAATACACTGATTGCTGGAGCGAATGTTCAAGAAGAAGTTGGTTTAAGAGGGACAAAAGGTGCTGTGACAAAATTTGATCCAGATGTCTTTATTGCAGTAGATTGTTCTCCTGCAAATGATATTACTGGTGGTCCGGATGCTTTTGGAAAACTAGGAGAAGGATTTTTGATGAGAATTCAAGATCCTGGTATGATTCTTTCGAAGGAGATGCGTGATTTCTTACTCGACACAGCTGAAACGAATAATATTCCATATCAGTACTTTATCTCTAAAGGCGGTACTGATGCTGGAGCTGCTCATCAGATGAATCAGGGAATACCGAGTGCGGTTATTGGCGTTTGTGCAAGATATATTCATACCCATCAGACTTTATTCAATATCACTGACTTTGAAGCAGCAAAAGAAATGGTTATTCAGATTATGCGTACGCTGGACCAGTCAACTTTAGATACATTAAAAGTACGCTAA
- the dat gene encoding D-amino-acid transaminase → MKVIWNSQIVDREEVKIDPEDRGYQFGDGIYEVVRAYNGHFFGLDEHVDRLYSSADKIEMIIPQSKEEMKNLMIKLLNESDVQTGNLYLQATRGVASPRNHVYPDMSVLPTITGNVTAVPRNAQKIENGITTITEPDIRWLKCDIKSISLLGNIMVKHEAHKKNAEEAILHRDGIVTECSASNVAIVKDGTIYTHPDGNLILPGVTKIVWLKCAEELGIEVKEEPFTLEQLQEADEVFCSSTTIEVMPIHTIDGKKVNGGQRGKITEQLAEAFKLKIEEACGELL, encoded by the coding sequence ATGAAAGTAATCTGGAATAGCCAAATTGTTGATCGAGAAGAAGTTAAGATAGACCCAGAAGACAGAGGATATCAGTTCGGTGATGGCATTTATGAAGTAGTAAGAGCTTATAACGGTCATTTTTTTGGCTTAGATGAGCATGTCGACCGCCTATATTCTAGTGCGGATAAGATTGAAATGATTATTCCTCAATCAAAAGAAGAAATGAAAAATCTGATGATTAAATTATTAAATGAGAGCGACGTACAAACTGGAAATCTTTATCTGCAAGCAACCAGAGGAGTGGCCTCTCCAAGAAATCATGTATATCCTGACATGAGTGTTTTACCAACGATAACTGGAAATGTAACAGCAGTACCTAGAAATGCCCAAAAGATAGAAAATGGTATTACAACCATTACAGAACCGGACATCAGATGGTTAAAATGTGATATCAAGTCCATTAGCCTTCTGGGTAACATCATGGTCAAACACGAAGCACATAAAAAAAATGCTGAAGAAGCGATTTTGCATCGTGATGGTATCGTTACAGAGTGTTCTGCTTCAAACGTTGCAATTGTTAAAGATGGCACCATTTATACTCATCCCGATGGAAACTTGATTTTACCGGGTGTGACAAAAATCGTTTGGCTCAAATGTGCAGAAGAATTAGGAATAGAAGTTAAGGAAGAACCTTTTACGTTAGAACAACTTCAAGAAGCCGATGAAGTTTTTTGTTCAAGTACGACTATTGAAGTCATGCCTATTCATACAATTGATGGGAAAAAAGTGAATGGCGGTCAACGTGGAAAGATCACAGAACAATTAGCAGAAGCTTTTAAACTGAAAATAGAAGAAGCTTGTGGAGAACTACTATAA
- the trmB gene encoding tRNA (guanosine(46)-N7)-methyltransferase TrmB, whose amino-acid sequence MRLRNKPGAEEKLLEYDQYVVAKPDEWKGKWQDRFEKKQPLHMEIGMGKGRFLIEMAKQNPHINYLGIELQTSVIVSALEKQIEEDLPNVQLLQVNAQDLKTYFEKGEVQRIYLTFSDPWPKNRHEKRRLTYKDFLISYETVLDDQGELHFKTDNQGLFEYSLISFSEKGMILKELYLDLHNSDVEGNIMTEYEEKFSKKGNRIYKTVAYFPEQD is encoded by the coding sequence ATGCGTTTAAGAAACAAACCAGGAGCTGAAGAAAAATTATTGGAGTATGACCAATATGTTGTAGCTAAACCTGATGAATGGAAAGGGAAGTGGCAGGATCGATTTGAAAAGAAACAGCCACTTCACATGGAAATAGGGATGGGTAAAGGTCGATTTTTAATTGAAATGGCTAAGCAAAATCCTCACATCAACTATTTAGGCATCGAATTGCAGACCAGTGTAATCGTATCTGCGCTTGAAAAACAAATAGAAGAAGACTTGCCAAATGTTCAATTACTTCAGGTAAATGCACAAGACCTTAAAACTTATTTTGAAAAAGGTGAAGTTCAAAGAATTTATCTAACCTTTTCTGATCCATGGCCAAAAAATCGACATGAAAAAAGACGTCTAACTTACAAAGACTTTTTGATCAGCTACGAAACTGTACTAGATGACCAGGGAGAACTACATTTTAAAACAGATAATCAAGGATTGTTTGAGTATTCACTGATTAGTTTTTCAGAAAAAGGAATGATTTTAAAAGAGTTATATCTGGATCTTCATAATAGTGATGTCGAAGGTAATATTATGACAGAATATGAAGAAAAATTTTCGAAAAAAGGCAATCGCATTTATAAGACGGTGGCTTACTTTCCAGAACAGGACTAA
- the ytpR gene encoding YtpR family tRNA-binding protein, with amino-acid sequence MLITSYNNKGLNDILMVQLSKCTIDNQRAERKGNITKIVSMDQGETVGFNFFELSELFSIDTNGPVTLSSEQVSVLNKQIKQNGWEDELVADTSPKLVVGYVKECVPMEDSDHLNITQTEIDNGEIVQIVCGASNIEQGQKVVVAKPGAVMPDGLVIWPGELRGTKSSGMICSAKELGLEQTSKGILVLEDTEEIGRTFELTK; translated from the coding sequence ATGTTAATTACGAGTTATAATAATAAAGGTTTAAATGATATTTTGATGGTTCAATTGTCAAAATGTACTATAGATAATCAAAGAGCTGAACGTAAAGGAAATATCACGAAAATCGTCTCGATGGATCAAGGCGAAACGGTTGGATTTAATTTCTTTGAACTATCAGAATTATTTAGTATAGACACGAACGGACCAGTAACCTTATCAAGTGAGCAAGTATCTGTCCTTAACAAACAAATCAAACAAAACGGTTGGGAAGATGAACTAGTTGCAGATACTTCACCAAAACTTGTAGTGGGCTATGTGAAAGAGTGTGTACCTATGGAAGACTCTGATCACTTAAATATCACACAAACTGAAATCGATAATGGAGAAATTGTTCAAATCGTATGTGGAGCATCAAATATCGAACAAGGTCAGAAAGTTGTCGTAGCAAAACCGGGTGCTGTTATGCCGGACGGACTAGTGATATGGCCTGGTGAACTAAGAGGAACTAAAAGTAGTGGTATGATTTGTTCAGCAAAAGAATTAGGCTTAGAGCAAACAAGTAAAGGTATTTTAGTACTGGAAGATACGGAAGAAATAGGACGTACATTTGAGCTAACTAAATAG
- a CDS encoding YtxH domain-containing protein, whose translation MKHFILGSLSGIILGGTYGLLTTPRSGKENQEKLKNYIDDTTEHVKDVNDKVSDLKAAMQNLADEGMKLQTEFITDIQALSNEYMYEAQPRIERIQRKTDKINKDIEVATVNIKSTTVK comes from the coding sequence ATGAAACATTTTATTTTAGGTAGTTTAAGTGGAATCATTCTAGGTGGTACGTACGGATTATTGACGACACCGAGATCAGGTAAAGAAAATCAGGAAAAACTTAAAAATTATATCGATGACACCACTGAACACGTAAAGGATGTCAATGATAAAGTCAGCGACTTGAAAGCAGCAATGCAAAATTTAGCTGACGAAGGAATGAAATTACAAACTGAATTCATCACTGATATCCAAGCTCTTTCAAATGAATATATGTATGAAGCACAACCAAGAATAGAGCGAATTCAAAGAAAAACGGACAAAATTAATAAAGATATTGAAGTAGCCACTGTGAATATTAAAAGTACGACTGTGAAATAA